The Thermanaerovibrio acidaminovorans DSM 6589 genome contains a region encoding:
- a CDS encoding urocanate hydratase — MISNEDIRRAMTVRLDEVPEEIPPFEPGIRRAPDRGFTLTEAQTVVALKNALRYVPEEYHEKLAPEFLNELMTRGRIYGYRFRPKGRIWGRPIDQYQGRCLEGKAFQVMIDNNLDFDVALYPYELVTYGETGQVCQNWMQYRLIMKYLQVMTQDQTLVIQSGHPLGLFKSHPEAPRVIITNGLMVGLYDNPADFHLATQLGVANYGQMTAGGWMYIGPQGIVHGTFNTILNAGRLKLGIKDHEDLRGHLFISSGLGGMSGAQPKAAEIAGAVGIIAEVDFSRIKTRLDQGWVSKCSSDLDEVFRWANEALSKREPLSIAYHGNIVDLLQYCVDRNVKVELLSDQTSCHAVYEGGYCPQGLTFDERTKLLKEDRTRFCELVDRSLRKHFELIKTLTDRGAYFFDYGNSFLKAVFDAGVREVSKNGVDDKDGFIFPSYVEDIMGPMLFDYGYGPFRWVCLSGDPEDLRKTDRAAMECIDPNRRGQDRDNWVWIRDAEKNRLVVGTQARILYQDAEGRVRIALRFNEMVRKGQVGPIMLGRDHHDVSGTDSPFRETANIKDGSNMMAEMATHCFAGNAARGMSLIALHNGGGVGIGKSINGGFGLVLDGSRRVDEIIRSALSWDVMGGVARRAWARNRNAMEVSMEYNLKSDGRDHITLPYVPREGLVEELVHRALKG; from the coding sequence ATGATATCTAACGAGGATATCCGGCGGGCCATGACCGTGAGGCTTGATGAGGTTCCGGAGGAGATACCCCCCTTCGAGCCCGGGATCCGAAGGGCCCCCGACAGGGGCTTCACCCTAACCGAGGCTCAGACGGTGGTGGCGCTGAAGAACGCCCTCAGGTACGTGCCCGAGGAGTACCACGAGAAGCTCGCCCCGGAGTTCCTTAACGAGCTGATGACCCGGGGCAGGATATACGGCTACCGCTTCAGGCCCAAGGGGCGCATATGGGGCAGGCCCATAGACCAGTATCAGGGCCGCTGCCTGGAGGGCAAGGCCTTCCAGGTGATGATCGACAACAACCTGGACTTCGACGTGGCCCTCTACCCCTACGAGCTGGTCACCTACGGGGAGACCGGCCAGGTGTGTCAGAACTGGATGCAGTACCGGCTGATAATGAAGTACCTCCAGGTGATGACCCAGGACCAGACCCTGGTGATCCAGTCGGGGCACCCCCTGGGGCTCTTCAAGTCCCACCCTGAGGCGCCCCGGGTGATAATCACCAACGGGCTCATGGTGGGCCTCTACGATAACCCCGCGGATTTCCACCTGGCCACCCAGCTGGGGGTGGCCAACTACGGCCAGATGACCGCCGGTGGGTGGATGTACATAGGTCCCCAGGGGATAGTGCACGGCACCTTCAACACCATCCTCAACGCGGGCCGGCTGAAGTTGGGCATAAAGGACCACGAGGATCTGAGGGGACACCTATTCATATCCTCCGGCCTGGGGGGCATGAGCGGCGCCCAGCCCAAGGCGGCGGAGATAGCCGGCGCGGTGGGCATAATCGCCGAGGTTGACTTCAGCAGGATAAAGACCCGGCTCGACCAGGGCTGGGTCAGCAAGTGCTCCTCCGACCTGGACGAGGTGTTCCGCTGGGCCAACGAGGCCCTCTCCAAGCGGGAGCCCCTGTCCATTGCCTACCACGGCAACATAGTGGACCTGCTCCAGTACTGCGTGGACAGGAACGTAAAGGTGGAGCTACTGTCCGACCAGACCTCGTGCCATGCGGTCTACGAGGGGGGCTACTGTCCCCAGGGGCTCACCTTCGATGAGAGGACCAAGCTCCTCAAGGAGGACAGGACCCGGTTCTGCGAGCTGGTGGACCGGAGCCTGAGGAAGCACTTCGAGCTGATCAAGACCCTGACCGACCGGGGGGCCTACTTCTTCGACTACGGCAACTCCTTCCTCAAGGCGGTGTTTGATGCGGGGGTCCGGGAGGTCTCTAAGAACGGGGTGGACGACAAGGACGGGTTCATCTTCCCCTCCTACGTGGAGGACATAATGGGCCCCATGCTGTTCGACTACGGCTACGGTCCCTTCCGCTGGGTGTGCCTCTCCGGTGACCCCGAGGACCTCAGGAAGACCGACCGGGCCGCCATGGAGTGCATCGACCCCAACCGGCGGGGCCAGGACCGGGACAACTGGGTGTGGATCCGGGACGCGGAGAAGAACCGCCTGGTGGTGGGCACCCAGGCCAGGATCCTCTACCAGGACGCGGAGGGCCGGGTCAGGATAGCCCTGAGGTTCAACGAGATGGTCCGCAAGGGGCAGGTGGGCCCCATAATGCTGGGCAGGGACCATCACGACGTGTCCGGCACTGACAGCCCCTTCCGGGAGACCGCCAACATAAAGGACGGCAGCAACATGATGGCGGAGATGGCCACCCACTGCTTCGCCGGCAACGCCGCCAGGGGCATGAGCCTGATCGCCCTTCACAACGGCGGCGGAGTGGGCATAGGCAAGTCCATAAACGGCGGATTCGGCCTGGTGCTGGATGGGTCCCGCCGGGTGGACGAGATAATAAGGTCCGCCCTTTCCTGGGACGTGATGGGCGGGGTGGCCCGCCGGGCCTGGGCCAGAAACCGGAACGCCATGGAGGTTTCCATGGAGTACAACCTGAAGTCCGATGGACGGGACCACATAACCCTCCCCTACGTGCCTCGGGAGGGGCTGGTGGAGGAGCTGGTCCACCGGGCTCTCAAGGGTTAG
- a CDS encoding CoA-binding protein: MSHSEMEDAVRVSKRVALVGASMKEDRMSNRVHRYLKANGFEVHPVNPSLAGQEVNGDVCLGSLRELPVEVDLVTLFLSPANQAQVLEDLKGLPYRPHLFFQPGAENPEAQLSLEEMGFKVFPGCVMAVHMSLGGR, encoded by the coding sequence GTGTCCCACTCGGAGATGGAGGATGCGGTCAGGGTATCTAAGAGGGTGGCCCTGGTAGGGGCCTCTATGAAGGAAGATAGGATGTCAAACCGGGTGCATCGGTATCTGAAGGCCAACGGCTTCGAGGTCCACCCGGTGAACCCCTCGTTGGCGGGACAGGAGGTCAACGGGGACGTGTGCCTTGGGTCCCTGCGGGAGCTCCCCGTGGAGGTGGACCTGGTGACCCTGTTCCTGTCCCCCGCCAACCAGGCCCAGGTGCTGGAGGACCTTAAGGGTTTGCCCTACCGGCCCCACTTGTTCTTCCAGCCCGGGGCGGAGAACCCGGAGGCCCAGCTGTCCCTGGAGGAGATGGGTTTCAAGGTATTCCCCGGGTGTGTCATGGCGGTGCACATGTCCTTGGGGGGGCGATGA
- a CDS encoding acyl-CoA thioesterase gives MERPSSSVTLRVRYSETDQMGMAYHANYLVWFEVARTAFCESLGVTYRQWEERGVLLPAVEARCRYKRPVRYDDEITVECRLESLSFHTVSFRYRVTCQGALVAEGMTRHGICDPSGRLFKGENPFHAWLVERGA, from the coding sequence ATGGAGAGGCCCAGCTCCAGCGTGACCCTCCGGGTGAGGTACAGCGAGACGGACCAGATGGGGATGGCCTACCACGCTAACTACCTGGTCTGGTTCGAGGTGGCCCGGACCGCCTTCTGTGAGTCCCTGGGGGTCACCTACCGGCAGTGGGAGGAGCGGGGGGTGTTGCTCCCCGCGGTGGAGGCCCGGTGCCGGTACAAGAGGCCCGTCAGGTACGATGACGAGATCACCGTGGAGTGCCGGTTGGAGTCCCTGTCCTTTCACACCGTGTCCTTCCGGTATCGGGTCACCTGTCAGGGGGCCTTGGTGGCGGAGGGGATGACCCGGCACGGGATATGCGATCCGTCGGGGCGGCTCTTCAAGGGGGAGAACCCCTTCCATGCCTGGCTGGTAGAGAGGGGGGCCTGA
- a CDS encoding type II secretion system protein: MGVFVGRRGYSLVELLVALAILGALMGSLALGFAGGSPEGTEDQRCVKAAHEAVQWLRGMIVRARAESRAFQFQVSVSSNVDRLEIFWLDDNRWERFNSAGRVYFKANLATNWVTYQPRWHTFSPGLTLWFYKDRSSRLPVGRIVITPLGAVNLTVF; encoded by the coding sequence TTGGGTGTTTTCGTAGGGCGAAGGGGCTACTCGCTGGTGGAGCTCCTGGTGGCCCTGGCGATCCTGGGTGCCCTTATGGGCTCCCTGGCCCTTGGCTTCGCCGGGGGTTCGCCGGAGGGCACCGAGGATCAGCGGTGCGTCAAGGCCGCCCATGAGGCGGTCCAGTGGCTCCGGGGGATGATAGTCAGGGCCCGGGCGGAGTCGCGGGCGTTTCAGTTCCAGGTGTCCGTCTCATCCAACGTGGACAGGCTGGAGATCTTCTGGCTGGATGACAACCGGTGGGAGAGGTTCAACTCCGCCGGGAGGGTCTACTTCAAGGCCAACCTGGCCACCAACTGGGTGACCTATCAGCCCCGTTGGCATACCTTCTCCCCGGGGCTAACGCTTTGGTTCTACAAGGATAGGTCCAGCCGTCTTCCGGTGGGCAGGATCGTGATAACCCCCTTGGGGGCGGTTAACCTGACGGTTTTCTAG
- a CDS encoding heavy metal translocating P-type ATPase, protein MNLQEGVRRTYRVSGMTCATCARMLQRSLSRVEGVIFASVDLATETALVISSDDVPEGVLLKAAESAGYPMVPFDQAPDVEEGRYRRVIRDLAASLGLSLPVWINMVHHMVLHGGGLIPRWLEVVLGFGAVFLGGRGIFRGAYIAVSHLHANMDVLIGLGAAAGWITGLVNLLAPEVPSFLPVGTMMVALHLLGRFIESHLRDRASKKVKGLLNLKARTARVVRDGVEEILPEEMLREGDLVRLLPGERVPADGVVLEGESALDESFITGESKAVHKRPGDQLTSGSVNLNGVLLMEAQRVGDDSFVSQMVRMVRESQGARTPIQALADRVTMYFVPGVLLLALVSALAWHLGFPIMDGLRTRVAGLVGLGGGQVPWPWLYAAMATLVIACPCALGLATPMALAVATGEASSLGVLIRDGEAFQELGKVDVVVFDKTGTVTHGRPRVVDHSLPPWALSAVLSLEARSSHPIAKGVCAFLTDLGVQQVPVEDQAEEPGRGVVGTVDGVRWFVGRPDGDRWDSWSREGLTVVEVRRDREVVGALALRDPLREDAKRVIEELVSRGIRPMMATGDSQEVASRVAAELGLQDWSFRMRPQDKLQLVNRLQSQGMRVAMVGDGINDAASLKGANVGIAMGSGLDLAIESADLVLVRGGLYGVVGAVDVSRSLTRIIAQNLAGAFIYNVLFIPMAMVGLMHPMLAELAMLCSSITVIINSLRIRARR, encoded by the coding sequence ATGAATTTGCAGGAGGGAGTTAGACGCACCTATCGAGTCTCCGGGATGACCTGTGCCACCTGTGCCAGGATGCTGCAGAGGTCCCTTTCCAGGGTGGAGGGAGTGATCTTTGCCTCCGTCGATCTGGCCACCGAGACCGCGCTGGTCATCTCCTCCGATGATGTGCCCGAGGGGGTCTTGCTCAAGGCGGCGGAGTCTGCGGGCTACCCCATGGTGCCCTTCGATCAGGCCCCGGACGTGGAGGAGGGCCGGTACCGGCGGGTGATCCGGGACCTTGCGGCATCCCTCGGGCTGTCCCTTCCGGTTTGGATAAACATGGTCCATCACATGGTCCTGCACGGCGGGGGCCTTATCCCCCGGTGGCTGGAGGTGGTCCTCGGCTTCGGGGCGGTGTTCCTTGGGGGTCGGGGGATCTTCCGGGGGGCCTACATAGCGGTGTCCCACCTTCACGCCAACATGGACGTGCTCATAGGGCTTGGTGCCGCCGCGGGTTGGATCACTGGCCTGGTTAACCTTCTAGCCCCGGAGGTGCCGTCGTTCCTGCCGGTGGGCACCATGATGGTGGCCCTTCACCTGCTGGGGCGGTTCATCGAGTCCCACCTGAGGGACCGGGCATCCAAGAAGGTGAAGGGGCTTCTGAACCTGAAGGCCCGGACCGCCCGGGTCGTCCGGGATGGGGTGGAGGAGATCCTGCCGGAGGAGATGCTGAGGGAGGGGGATCTGGTTAGGCTCCTGCCCGGGGAGCGAGTCCCCGCCGATGGGGTGGTGCTTGAGGGGGAGTCCGCCCTGGACGAGTCCTTCATAACCGGTGAGTCCAAGGCGGTGCACAAGCGGCCCGGGGACCAGCTGACCAGCGGGTCCGTGAACCTCAACGGGGTGCTCCTGATGGAGGCCCAGCGGGTGGGGGATGACTCCTTCGTTTCCCAAATGGTCCGGATGGTGAGGGAGTCCCAGGGGGCCAGGACCCCGATCCAGGCCCTGGCGGACCGGGTGACCATGTACTTCGTCCCCGGGGTCCTGCTGTTGGCCCTGGTCTCCGCCCTGGCCTGGCACTTAGGGTTCCCCATCATGGACGGTCTGAGGACCCGGGTGGCGGGACTTGTGGGTCTAGGTGGCGGTCAGGTCCCCTGGCCATGGCTCTACGCTGCCATGGCCACCCTGGTCATCGCCTGTCCCTGCGCCCTGGGGCTCGCCACTCCCATGGCCCTGGCGGTGGCCACCGGGGAGGCGTCCAGCCTGGGAGTTCTTATCCGGGACGGGGAGGCCTTTCAGGAGCTCGGCAAGGTGGACGTGGTGGTCTTCGACAAGACCGGCACGGTGACCCACGGCCGCCCCAGGGTTGTGGATCACTCGTTGCCCCCTTGGGCTCTCTCGGCGGTCCTCTCCCTGGAGGCCCGGTCGTCCCACCCCATAGCCAAGGGGGTATGCGCGTTCCTGACCGATCTGGGGGTCCAGCAGGTCCCGGTGGAGGACCAGGCGGAGGAGCCCGGGAGGGGAGTGGTGGGAACCGTGGACGGGGTCCGCTGGTTCGTGGGGCGCCCCGATGGGGATCGGTGGGACAGTTGGTCCCGGGAGGGGCTCACGGTGGTGGAGGTCAGGAGGGATCGGGAGGTGGTGGGGGCCCTGGCCCTTCGGGATCCCCTTCGGGAGGACGCCAAGCGGGTGATAGAAGAGCTGGTTTCCAGAGGGATAAGGCCCATGATGGCCACCGGGGACTCCCAGGAGGTGGCCTCTCGGGTGGCGGCGGAGCTGGGGCTCCAGGACTGGTCGTTCCGGATGAGGCCCCAGGACAAGCTTCAGCTGGTCAACCGCCTTCAGTCCCAGGGGATGAGGGTGGCCATGGTGGGGGACGGGATAAACGACGCCGCCTCCCTCAAGGGGGCCAATGTGGGCATTGCCATGGGGTCCGGCCTGGACTTGGCCATCGAGAGCGCGGACCTGGTGCTGGTCCGGGGAGGCCTCTACGGGGTGGTGGGGGCGGTGGACGTATCCAGATCCCTAACCAGGATCATAGCCCAGAACCTGGCGGGGGCCTTCATATACAACGTCCTGTTCATCCCCATGGCCATGGTGGGGCTTATGCACCCCATGCTGGCGGAGCTGGCCATGCTGTGTAGCTCCATAACGGTTATAATCAATTCGCTCAGGATAAGGGCGAGGCGTTAG
- a CDS encoding heavy-metal-associated domain-containing protein produces MITLKVDDMSCEHCVRRITDALKSAGIQGFTLDLSSKSVSLASEGDVERAVEALEGAGYPSRVA; encoded by the coding sequence ATGATTACCTTGAAGGTGGATGACATGTCCTGTGAGCATTGCGTGAGGAGGATAACCGATGCGCTCAAGTCCGCGGGAATCCAGGGCTTCACCTTGGACTTGAGCTCCAAGTCGGTCTCCTTGGCCAGCGAGGGGGATGTGGAGAGGGCCGTGGAGGCCTTGGAGGGGGCGGGCTACCCAAGCCGGGTGGCCTGA
- a CDS encoding carbon starvation CstA family protein — MLFGLLLAAIALFAVCYRVYGFKMARIYGLDDTRNTPAVEICDGFDYCPAHPSVLLGHHFSSIAGAGPIVGPITAASMFGWLPAYLWCLVGSAFFGGPHDFGALVSSMRHEGKSVGEVVDRWIGHRGKTLFLCFTILALVLVVAVFLQLAANSFAADPAVAFSGMLYIGLAMVFGVLVYRYRISILWATVVMVPLVIYACWYGNSAPWVSRVFTLSSDTWRWVLAAYIFFASVLPVWLLLQPRDYLASYFLYFSVIIGTIGMVLGRGADFQVTLPAFKGFTAGSQYMWPMLFVVVACGAISGFHSLVGSGTTSKQLRRETDAVAVGYGSMLLEGVVAVIAIGTVMISGGVDQGGPVVTYAKGFGKFAGLLGIDPKVGMSLGLLAINSFILTSLDTATRLTRYQIQELTNNRVDKYTATVITVIGALALLLVKIHGADGKEVPAWAAIWPVFGASNQMVAALALLSIAVWVAKGLKKDNRFLMAPMWFMLLTTVGALVLMIKDNLMLATPNYVLVVPSVLLLILAIMMVKEAFDALKRAS; from the coding sequence ATGCTGTTCGGTCTTCTGTTGGCGGCCATAGCGTTGTTCGCCGTCTGTTACAGGGTCTACGGGTTCAAGATGGCCAGGATATATGGCCTGGACGACACCAGGAACACCCCGGCGGTGGAGATCTGCGATGGGTTCGACTACTGTCCCGCCCATCCGTCGGTCCTCCTGGGGCACCACTTCTCCTCCATAGCCGGGGCGGGGCCCATAGTGGGACCCATAACCGCCGCCTCCATGTTCGGCTGGCTTCCCGCCTACCTGTGGTGTCTGGTGGGATCCGCATTCTTCGGGGGCCCCCACGACTTCGGCGCCCTGGTCTCCTCCATGAGGCACGAGGGCAAGTCGGTGGGGGAGGTGGTGGACCGCTGGATAGGCCACAGGGGGAAGACCCTGTTCCTGTGCTTCACCATTCTGGCGCTGGTCCTGGTGGTGGCGGTGTTCCTGCAGCTTGCGGCCAACTCCTTCGCGGCGGACCCGGCGGTGGCCTTCTCGGGCATGCTGTACATAGGCCTGGCCATGGTGTTCGGCGTGCTGGTTTACCGCTATCGCATATCCATCCTCTGGGCCACGGTGGTGATGGTCCCCCTGGTCATCTACGCCTGCTGGTACGGCAACAGCGCCCCCTGGGTCTCCCGGGTCTTCACCCTCTCGAGCGATACCTGGCGCTGGGTCCTGGCGGCCTACATATTCTTCGCTTCGGTCCTTCCCGTCTGGCTTCTGCTTCAGCCCAGGGACTACCTGGCCTCCTACTTCCTCTACTTCTCGGTGATAATAGGGACCATCGGGATGGTCCTGGGCCGGGGGGCGGACTTCCAGGTGACCCTGCCTGCCTTCAAGGGCTTCACCGCCGGAAGCCAGTACATGTGGCCCATGCTGTTCGTGGTGGTGGCCTGCGGGGCCATCTCGGGTTTCCACTCCCTGGTGGGCAGCGGCACCACCTCCAAGCAGCTTCGCAGGGAGACCGACGCAGTGGCGGTTGGCTACGGTTCCATGCTGCTGGAGGGGGTGGTGGCGGTCATAGCCATAGGCACCGTGATGATAAGCGGCGGCGTGGACCAGGGAGGGCCGGTGGTAACCTACGCCAAGGGGTTCGGCAAGTTCGCTGGCCTTCTGGGGATAGATCCCAAGGTGGGCATGTCCCTGGGTCTGCTGGCCATAAACTCGTTCATCCTCACGTCCCTTGACACCGCCACCAGGCTCACCCGGTACCAGATCCAGGAGCTCACCAACAACAGGGTGGACAAGTACACCGCCACGGTTATAACCGTCATAGGCGCCCTGGCGCTCCTGCTGGTAAAGATCCACGGGGCGGACGGCAAGGAGGTCCCCGCCTGGGCGGCCATCTGGCCCGTCTTCGGCGCCTCCAACCAGATGGTGGCCGCCCTGGCGTTGCTCTCCATCGCCGTGTGGGTGGCCAAGGGGCTCAAGAAGGACAACCGGTTCCTCATGGCCCCCATGTGGTTCATGTTGCTCACCACCGTTGGGGCCCTGGTCCTGATGATCAAGGACAACCTGATGCTGGCCACCCCCAACTACGTGCTGGTGGTCCCGTCGGTTCTTCTGCTCATCCTGGCCATCATGATGGTCAAGGAGGCTTTCGACGCCCTGAAGAGGGCCAGCTGA
- a CDS encoding 2-oxoacid:acceptor oxidoreductase subunit alpha produces MGTVLPSSPGGDLSIVICGAAGQGLQTVETLGAAMFKRMGLHVFATKEFMSRVRGGSNSSQLRLSELPVRALVDRIDLLICLNRGLRDNVIRRISKDTLVIADPEEMGGEAEGLGGRFVPFPILSMARSSGGPALASSVVLGLMGALVGVQWELLEREVRGRFAAKGEKVLSGNLKAAQEGFHGALGLKSSEGIVVNLVPRSSLSGRLLMSGNDGVFMGAIAGGCDFVTAYPMSPGSGVLHLMAQHARAFRVAVEQAEDEIAAANMVLGAWYAGARAMATTSGGGFALMCEAVSLCGVSEVPMVVHIGQRPGPATGMATRTEQADLNLALYAGHGEFPRAIFTPGDVEEAFHCTRAAFEVADQCQVPAFVLTDQYLLDSSHDLDPFSVGHISTNWVVETSSDYGRYRITPDGISPRGVPGLGEGLVCVDSHEHDEWGHMKEDFQLRVRMTRKRLAKEEVLRARVMPPVFNGPSDAPFVVVGWGSTKEIVREAISSPELEGRFCQVHLPQVWPLPLKALRDLIRDRRVVVLEGNATGQLDALLRIHGICSHGRINHFSGLQMPVEDAVAALREMDFEGGA; encoded by the coding sequence GTGGGGACCGTGCTTCCTTCCTCGCCCGGCGGGGACCTATCGATCGTCATATGCGGAGCCGCCGGGCAGGGGCTCCAGACGGTGGAGACCCTGGGGGCCGCCATGTTCAAGCGGATGGGGCTTCACGTGTTTGCCACAAAGGAGTTCATGTCCCGGGTTAGGGGGGGCAGCAACTCCTCCCAGCTTCGCCTGTCGGAGCTCCCGGTCAGGGCCCTGGTGGACCGGATCGACCTCTTGATCTGCCTGAACCGGGGCCTTCGGGACAACGTGATCCGGAGGATCTCCAAGGATACCCTGGTGATCGCCGACCCGGAGGAGATGGGGGGTGAGGCGGAGGGCCTGGGTGGCCGGTTCGTTCCCTTCCCGATCCTCTCCATGGCCCGGTCCTCCGGCGGTCCTGCCCTGGCCAGTTCGGTGGTGCTGGGGCTGATGGGGGCCCTGGTGGGTGTCCAGTGGGAACTCCTGGAGAGGGAGGTCAGGGGCCGTTTCGCCGCCAAGGGGGAGAAGGTCTTGAGCGGCAACCTGAAGGCCGCCCAGGAGGGGTTCCATGGGGCCCTGGGGCTTAAGTCCTCGGAGGGAATCGTGGTCAACCTGGTGCCCCGTTCATCCCTCTCGGGGCGGCTCCTCATGTCCGGCAACGACGGGGTCTTCATGGGGGCCATAGCGGGGGGATGCGACTTCGTGACCGCCTACCCCATGTCCCCCGGGAGCGGGGTCCTGCACCTGATGGCCCAGCACGCCAGGGCCTTCCGGGTGGCGGTGGAGCAGGCGGAGGACGAGATCGCCGCCGCCAACATGGTGCTTGGGGCCTGGTACGCCGGCGCCAGGGCCATGGCCACCACCTCCGGAGGTGGGTTCGCCCTCATGTGCGAGGCGGTTAGCCTCTGCGGCGTCTCCGAGGTCCCCATGGTGGTCCACATAGGCCAGAGGCCTGGTCCCGCCACCGGAATGGCCACCAGGACCGAGCAGGCGGACCTCAACCTGGCCCTCTACGCGGGGCATGGGGAATTCCCCCGGGCCATATTTACCCCCGGGGACGTGGAGGAGGCCTTTCACTGCACCCGGGCCGCCTTCGAGGTGGCGGATCAGTGCCAGGTGCCCGCCTTCGTCCTCACCGACCAGTACCTGCTGGACAGCTCCCATGACCTGGACCCTTTCTCGGTGGGGCACATCTCCACCAATTGGGTGGTGGAGACCTCCTCCGACTACGGAAGGTACCGGATCACCCCCGATGGGATATCCCCCCGGGGCGTACCGGGCCTGGGGGAGGGGCTCGTATGTGTGGACAGCCACGAGCACGACGAGTGGGGGCACATGAAGGAGGACTTCCAACTCCGGGTCAGGATGACCAGGAAGCGGCTCGCCAAGGAGGAGGTCTTGAGGGCCCGGGTCATGCCCCCGGTCTTCAACGGCCCCTCGGACGCCCCCTTCGTGGTGGTTGGTTGGGGCTCCACCAAGGAGATAGTCCGGGAGGCCATATCCAGCCCGGAGCTTGAGGGCCGGTTCTGCCAGGTCCACCTTCCCCAGGTTTGGCCCCTGCCCCTTAAGGCCTTGAGGGATCTGATCCGGGATCGGCGGGTGGTGGTCCTGGAGGGCAACGCCACCGGACAGTTGGATGCGCTACTCAGGATCCACGGCATATGCTCCCACGGGAGGATCAACCACTTCTCGGGCCTTCAGATGCCCGTAGAGGACGCGGTGGCGGCCCTTCGGGAGATGGACTTTGAGGGGGGTGCTTAG
- a CDS encoding thiamine pyrophosphate-dependent enzyme encodes MDPRVFDVPGDNSWCPGCGNFPILDCLKSAVAGLGLAPKDVVVVSGIGQAAKLPHYFRSHFFNGLHGRAIPVATAIQAANPSLKVICVGGDGDMYGEGGNHFIHAVRRNPDILHMVHNNMVYGLTKGQASPTSPRGMVTPVQVDGVSSEPFNPLSVAVALGASFVARVFCADKEMMVRVLQEAINWEGYALVDIFQPCVSFNKINTYQWFKENTVPVGEDHDPHDREAAMRLALSGPPYPVGVIYRNKGVPFHRNLAPYADGDQTPLYRRSRSVEEVDSFLERYR; translated from the coding sequence ATGGATCCCAGGGTCTTCGACGTGCCGGGGGATAACTCCTGGTGCCCCGGTTGCGGGAACTTCCCCATCCTGGACTGCCTCAAATCCGCGGTGGCGGGGCTGGGGTTGGCCCCCAAGGATGTGGTGGTGGTCTCCGGCATAGGCCAGGCGGCAAAGCTCCCCCACTACTTCAGGAGCCACTTCTTCAACGGCCTCCACGGCAGGGCCATCCCGGTGGCCACCGCCATCCAGGCGGCCAATCCATCCCTCAAGGTCATATGCGTTGGAGGGGACGGGGACATGTACGGCGAGGGGGGGAACCACTTTATCCACGCGGTGAGGAGGAACCCGGACATCCTGCACATGGTGCACAACAACATGGTATACGGTCTGACCAAGGGGCAGGCGTCCCCAACCAGTCCAAGGGGCATGGTGACCCCGGTGCAGGTGGACGGGGTCTCCTCGGAGCCCTTCAACCCCCTGTCGGTGGCGGTGGCCCTGGGGGCCTCCTTCGTGGCCCGGGTCTTCTGCGCCGACAAGGAGATGATGGTCCGGGTGTTGCAGGAGGCCATCAACTGGGAGGGGTATGCCCTGGTGGACATATTCCAGCCCTGCGTCTCCTTCAACAAGATAAACACCTACCAGTGGTTCAAGGAGAACACGGTGCCCGTAGGGGAGGACCACGATCCCCACGATCGAGAGGCGGCCATGAGGCTGGCCCTGTCGGGTCCCCCTTACCCGGTGGGGGTCATCTACAGGAACAAGGGGGTTCCCTTCCACCGGAACCTGGCCCCCTACGCCGACGGGGACCAGACGCCCCTTTACAGGAGATCCCGATCCGTTGAGGAGGTGGACTCCTTCCTGGAGCGATACCGGTGA
- a CDS encoding peroxiredoxin: MTEQIKVGDQVRDFTLKDQDGNDVTLSSLRGKKVLLSFHPLAWTPICRDQMKALDDLYDRFVAKGVEPLGLSVDPIPSKKAWADSMGIRSLKLLSDFWPHGAVADSLGLFIEKHGFSGRANVLVDEEGRVQWVKVYELKTLPDFEEVLNLL, from the coding sequence ATGACGGAGCAGATCAAGGTGGGCGATCAGGTTAGGGACTTCACCCTCAAGGACCAGGACGGGAACGATGTGACCCTGTCCTCCCTTAGGGGTAAGAAGGTGCTGTTGTCCTTCCATCCCCTGGCTTGGACCCCCATATGCAGGGACCAGATGAAGGCCCTGGACGACCTCTACGACCGGTTCGTCGCCAAGGGGGTGGAGCCCCTGGGGCTCAGCGTGGACCCGATACCATCCAAGAAGGCCTGGGCGGACTCCATGGGGATAAGGAGCTTGAAGCTGTTGTCGGACTTCTGGCCCCACGGGGCGGTGGCGGACTCGCTGGGACTCTTCATCGAGAAGCACGGGTTCTCCGGCCGGGCCAACGTGCTGGTGGACGAGGAGGGCCGGGTCCAGTGGGTCAAGGTCTACGAGCTAAAGACCCTCCCGGACTTTGAGGAGGTGCTGAACCTGTTGTAA